Proteins co-encoded in one Leptodactylus fuscus isolate aLepFus1 chromosome 4, aLepFus1.hap2, whole genome shotgun sequence genomic window:
- the RRS1 gene encoding ribosome biogenesis regulatory protein homolog: MAATTIEEVLARAERDEEEKLKLITVHKELELQFDLGNLLAIDPNPPDSRALRQQNRGEYLRSLARDNTQLLVNQLWTLPTQRVQECVTATLPEASTRLPREKPAPKPRAPTRWEEFAKLKGIQKKKKTNLVWDEEHKEWRRRWGYKRAKDDTKSWLVEVPDTADPNEDQFAKRIKAKKERVAKNELNRLRNLARAHKGKVPGVGLTPTSQPSKDELGKAMHVAKRATASVGRFQDKLPKEKEPKNMGKKRKFQPLVGDFKAERSKQLEILKLMDSKKPRMDVNKAVNKQMREEDAEASAKRRKPSKKGKGGRDRGGPKKGKGKGPARGGKGAAKGGKGKRR; encoded by the coding sequence ATGGCGGCTACCACGATAGAGGAGGTGCTGGCCCGGGCGGAGAGAGATGAGGAGGAGAAGCTGAAGCTTATCACTGTGCACAAGGAGCTGGAGCTGCAGTTTGATCTGGGGAACCTGCTGGCCATAGACCCCAATCCTCCGGACAGCAGAGCGCTCCGGCAGCAGAACAGAGGCGAGTACCTGCGCTCCCTGGCCCGGGACAACACGCAGCTCCTGGTTAACCAGCTCTGGACTCTGCCCACACAGCGAGTCCAGGAGTGTGTGACTGCCACCTTACCGGAGGCCAGCACCCGCCTGCCCAGGGAGAAGCCTGCGCCCAAGCCCCGGGCTCCCACCCGCTGGGAGGAGTTTGCTAAGCTGAAGGGGatccagaagaagaagaagacaaacCTGGTGTGGGATGAGGAGCACAAGGAGTGGCGGCGGCGCTGGGGCTATAAGAGGGCCAAGGATGACACCAAGAGCTGGCTGGTCGAGGTGCCTGACACAGCCGACCCCAACGAAGACCAGTTCGCCAAACGGATAAAAGCCAAGAAGGAGCGTGTGGCCAAAAATGAACTAAACCGTCTGAGAAACCTGGCCCGGGCACACAAGGGTAAAGTGCCTGGTGTTGGCctcacccccaccagtcagcccTCCAAAGATGAGCTGGGTAAAGCCATGCATGTGGCCAAGCGTGCCACCGCCTCCGTGGGCAGATTCCAAGACAAGTTACCCAAGGAGAAGGAGCCCAAGAACATGGGCAAGAAGAGGAAGTTCCAGCCCCTGGTCGGAGACTTCAAAGCAGAGAGGAGTAAACAACTAGAAATCCTAAAGCTCATGGACAGTAAGAAGCCCAGGATGGATGTCAACAAGGCAGTCAACAAACAGATGAGGGAGGAGGATGCTGAGGCCTCTGCCAAGAGAAGGAAGCCTTCCAAGAAGGGcaaggggggcagagacagaggtGGCCCCAAGAAGGGCAAAGGCAAGGGACCAGCCAGGGGAGGGAAGGGAGCTGCCAAGGGAGGGAAGGGTAAAAGAAGGTAG